A stretch of the Macaca mulatta isolate MMU2019108-1 chromosome 16, T2T-MMU8v2.0, whole genome shotgun sequence genome encodes the following:
- the IGBP1C gene encoding immunoglobulin-binding protein 1 family member C isoform X1, whose protein sequence is MAAAEDEFLPPPRLPELFDSSKQLLEEVEGATEPTGSRIVQEKVLKGLDLLQKVAKMLSQLDLFSRNEDLEEITSTDLKYLMVPAFQGALTMKQVNPSKRLDHLQQAREHFIKYLTQCHYYRVAEFELPQTKTNSAENNTAITSTVYPSLVAMASQRQAKIERYKQKKELEHRLSTMKSAVESGQADDERVREYYLLHLQRWIDTSLEEIESIDQEIKILGEKDFSREASTSNSSGHERPLIKPFILTRNMAQAKVFGAGYPSLASMTVSDWYDQHQKHAVLPDQGIAKATPEEFRKATQQQKDQEKEEEDDEQTLQRAREWDDWKDTHPRGYGNRQNMG, encoded by the coding sequence ATGGCAGCTGCTGAAGACGAGTTTCTGCCGCCGCCGCGGCTCCCCGAGCTGTTCGATTCCAGCAAACAGCTTCTGGAAGAAGTCGAAGGAGCGACTGAACCCACCGGTTCCCGGATAGTCCAGGAAAAGGTGTTAAAGGGCCTCGACCTCCTTCAGAAGGTTGCCAAAATGTTATCGCAGCTCGACTTGTTTAGCCGAAATGAAGATTTGGAGGAGATTACTTCCACCGACCTGAAGTACCTGATGGTGCCAGCGTTTCAAGGAGCCCTCACCATGAAACAAGTCAACCCCAGTAAGCGTCTAGATCATTTGCAGCAGGCTCGCGAACACTTTATAAAATACTTAACTCAGTGTCATTACTATCGTGTGGCCGAGTTTGAGCTACCCCAAACCAAGACCAACTCAGCTGAAAATAACACTGCTATTACTTCCACGGTTTATCCTAGCCTCGTTGCTATGGCATCTCAAAGACAGGCTAAAATAGAGAGATACAAGCAGAAGAAGGAGTTGGAGCATAGGTTGTCTACAATGAAATCTGCTGTGGAAAGTGGTCAAGCAGATGATGAGCGTGTTCGTGAATATTATCTTCTTCACCTTCAGAGGTGGATTGATACCAGCTTAGAAGAGATTGAGAGCATTGATCAGGAAATAAAGATCCTGGGAGAGAAAGACTTTTCAAGAGAGGCATCCACTTCGAACTCATCTGGCCATGAGAGGCCTCTAATAAAACCCTTCATTCTCACTCGGAACATGGCGCAAGCCAAAGTATTTGGCGCTGGTTATCCAAGTCTGGCTTCTATGACAGTGAGTGACTGGTATGATCAACATCAGAAACATGCAGTGTTACCAGATCAGGGAATAGCTAAGGCAACACCAGAAGAATTCAGAAAAGCCACTCAGCAACAGAAAGAtcaagaaaaggaggaagaggatgatgaACAAACACTCCAAAGAGCTCGAGAGTGGGATGACTGGAAGGACACCCACCCTAGGGGTTACGGCAACCGACAGAACATGGGCTAA
- the IGBP1C gene encoding immunoglobulin-binding protein 1 family member C isoform X2: MAAAEDEFLPPPRLPELFDSSKQLLEEVEGATEPTGSRIVQEKVLKGLDLLQKVAKMLSQLDLFSRNEDLEEITSTDLKYLMVPAFQGALTMKQVNPSKRLDHLQQAREHFIKYLTQCHYYRVAEFELPQTKTNSAENNTAITSTVYPSLVAMASQRQAKIERVFGAGYPSLASMTVSDWYDQHQKHAVLPDQGIAKATPEEFRKATQQQKDQEKEEEDDEQTLQRAREWDDWKDTHPRGYGNRQNMG; encoded by the exons ATGGCAGCTGCTGAAGACGAGTTTCTGCCGCCGCCGCGGCTCCCCGAGCTGTTCGATTCCAGCAAACAGCTTCTGGAAGAAGTCGAAGGAGCGACTGAACCCACCGGTTCCCGGATAGTCCAGGAAAAGGTGTTAAAGGGCCTCGACCTCCTTCAGAAGGTTGCCAAAATGTTATCGCAGCTCGACTTGTTTAGCCGAAATGAAGATTTGGAGGAGATTACTTCCACCGACCTGAAGTACCTGATGGTGCCAGCGTTTCAAGGAGCCCTCACCATGAAACAAGTCAACCCCAGTAAGCGTCTAGATCATTTGCAGCAGGCTCGCGAACACTTTATAAAATACTTAACTCAGTGTCATTACTATCGTGTGGCCGAGTTTGAGCTACCCCAAACCAAGACCAACTCAGCTGAAAATAACACTGCTATTACTTCCACGGTTTATCCTAGCCTCGTTGCTATGGCATCTCAAAGACAGGCTAAAATAGAGAG AGTATTTGGCGCTGGTTATCCAAGTCTGGCTTCTATGACAGTGAGTGACTGGTATGATCAACATCAGAAACATGCAGTGTTACCAGATCAGGGAATAGCTAAGGCAACACCAGAAGAATTCAGAAAAGCCACTCAGCAACAGAAAGAtcaagaaaaggaggaagaggatgatgaACAAACACTCCAAAGAGCTCGAGAGTGGGATGACTGGAAGGACACCCACCCTAGGGGTTACGGCAACCGACAGAACATGGGCTAA